Below is a window of Niabella agricola DNA.
GTCACAATGCATGATTTTACGAAAACAGTGATATGAAAAAATATAGAACGATTGCTTTATTGTTGGCGGTATTTTATTTTTTGCGGGTGCTCGGCCAGGAAAAATCAACCGCGCAGTTTTGGGGCGTTTGGGAATTAAAAGAGCGAAAAGTGCCGGGGCAATCTGATTTTACACCCGTAAGTCCCGGGCAATACAAATTGTTTACCAATGATGGTACTATGCAGTTGTTCCAGGTTACCGGAAAGGGAACAGTGATTACCTCTTATGGCACTTACCGGTTGTTGACGGACTCAACATTTGAAGAATCATTTACAAAATCGATCTATTTTAATAATCCCAAGCCGGGTATTACCGGGTATAAATTTTTAACACCCGGAAAATTGAGTTCGAGGTTTGGCAGGCCCGTGCGTATAGTGAGGAAATATGGGCGCGGATCCCTTATGCAGGTGATACAAAATAAAGGTGGCCTGCCTGTCAGAGGCTTGCTTTTTGAATAGCGTGGAATATTGTCTTTCTCTTTTCTTGTTTCCTGAAAAGAAAGGGATACGCTTCGTTTGTACATTTGTGCTTTACCTTGTTGTCACACCATACGGGTAAGAACCGGTACGGTGTCCTCTTATTATGTAATCAAAAAATGAAAAGAACGGTGGCCTGCCTGCGGATAATCTTTTTAGTGATCCTCTGTTTGGGACTGTGTTTTCCCGGAGCTGCACAATCCAAACGACCCAATATCGTACTGATCCTGGCTGATGACCTGGGCTATTCGGACCTGGGTTGTTATGGCGGCGAAATTGCAACGCCTAACCTGGACCGGCTGGCGGCAAACGGCATCCGGTATGCCAGTTTTTACAATACTTCGCGCTGCTGTCCTACAAGGGCGGCCCTGCTTACCGGTATGTACAATCACAATGCCGGTATCGGCGAAATGACTACCAACCGCGGGCTGCCCGGGTACCAGGGGGCGCTGGCGGTCGGTACCGTAACGCTCGCAGAAGTATTGAAGGCGGCCGGTTATCATACGGCTATGGTTGGCAAGTGGCATGTAAGCAATACACTGGAACAGCCCACTGCCGAAGCCCAGCTCCGCTGGCTCAATCACCAGGATATCCATCCTTATTTTTCACCGGTGGAACAATATCCCGTCAACCGCGGGTTTGAGCGGTATTTCGGAAACATCTGGGGAGTGGTGGATTATTTTGATCCCTTCAGTCTGGTAAGCGGCACCACGCCGGTAACCCGGGTGCCGGATCATTATTATCATACGGATGCCATTAACGATACTGCCGCTCAATACATCCGTTTATTGAGCCGGGAAAAAGCCCCGTTTTTTCTATACGTGGCGCATACCGCACCGCACTGGCCGTTGCAGGCCCTGCCGGAAGACATCCATAACTATGAAAACACCTATACGGCTGGTTGGGACGCCATCCGGAAACAGCGTTATCATAAAATGGCGGCGCTGGGATTAATTGACACTTTTATTACCAAACTTTCACCGCGCGAAGCCGGCACTCCGGACTGGAACGATAACCCGCATAAGGACTGGGAGGCCCGTGCCATGGCGGTGCATGCAGCGATGGTAGACCGGATGGACCAGGGCATCGGACGCATTATTACGGCATTGAAGCAGGAGGGGCAACTGGAAAATACGTTGATTATTTTCCTGAGTGATAACGGTGCCAGCCCGGAGAATGCAATGGCCTACGGTCCGGGTTTTGACCGCCCCGGTACTACCCGCAAAGGCGAACGCATCTGCTACCCGGTGAATAAGGAGGTGCTGCCCGGACCACAAACGAGCTTTACTTCTATCGGAGCCGCCTGGGCCAATGTAGCCAATACGCCCTACCGTTTTGCAAAAGCATCTTCATTTGAAGGCGGAGTGCGCACCCCCGTGATCGCCAGCTGGCCTAAGGGAATTACGGGCAAAGGCCGCATTGAGCGCACCACCGGGCACGTGATCGATTTTATGGCCACCTTCCTGGAGCTGGCATATGCCCGTTACCCGGCGCAGTATAACGGGCATGTCATAAAACCCATGCAGGGCATGAGCCTCGTGCCTTCATTCAACCAGAAGGCGGCCCCCGCATCGCGTATCCTTTTTAATGAGCATTTTGGTGCCCGTTACGTGCGGGATGGCAACCGGAAACTGGTTGCAGCACCGGGCAAGCCCTGGCAGCTTTTTGATCTGCAACACGATGCCACAGAACTGCATGACCTGTCTGCCCGCTTTCCGGAGCAGGTGCAACGCCTGAGCGCACTTTGGGAGCAATGGGCTCAGCAAAACCATGTCTTTCCTAAAAAGAAGTAAACAGCGGCTTTCAACGGATGCAATAGTTGCAGGAGCCTTGGTTTTTACGTGCGCAATCGTTTCCACTACCATTGGATTTAAGAGGAGAATGATGTATTTTGCCTCCTACTCAATTCATTGTCATGCGTTATCTTCTAACAACAGTCTTGCTAAGCACTTTTAGTATGTTATCGGCACAGGATGTCAGCCTTGCCCTGCAGAAAGCTCCTCCAACGACCACCACGGAAAAGAACACGGGTTGGCAGGTCCTGAAAGGAGGCACCCGTGTCGGGTTTCTCAATAGTAATAAACGATACCCGCAAGATCGGGTGCCGGAAGGGACTCCCAAAAGTATGGAAACATTAGTGGCCTGGAAAGGAGAGCGGGTGCATACACAGTTGGGCGTATGGTCTGCAAAAGAAGTTCCGGTAACAGCGGCGGCGGGCGCGCTCAAAACAAAAAATGGTGCAGTAATTCCCGCTGACCAGGTTCAGATCGGGTTGATGGGTTATGTAATGACGGATGAATTCCGTAATGGCTGCGGGCACCGTAAACCGGAGGATTTTGATTCTTCGCTGGTGGCCGATGCCATTCATTTTGAAAAGACCAGCGGCACGGTAAAGCAAAACCAGGTACAACCCATCTGGGTAAGTGTGGATATACCTGCCGGTACAAAGGCCGGTAATTATGAAGGTCTGATCACCGTAAAAGCGGATAAGGAATATCAGTTAAAGCTGATGATAAAAGTACTGGATAGAACCCTGCCTGCTGCTGCAGACTGGGCGTTCCGGCTGGATCTGTGGCAGCACCCGGCGGCCGTGGCCCGGATACACAACGTGCCCTTATGGAGCGATGCGCATTTTGAACTGATGCGTAAGTATTACACTATGCTGGCAAAAGCCGGGCAAAAATACATCACTGCCAGTATTGTGAACGAGCCCTGGGGACATCAAACCTATGATGACTATCCCAGCCTGATCCAAT
It encodes the following:
- a CDS encoding arylsulfatase — its product is MKRTVACLRIIFLVILCLGLCFPGAAQSKRPNIVLILADDLGYSDLGCYGGEIATPNLDRLAANGIRYASFYNTSRCCPTRAALLTGMYNHNAGIGEMTTNRGLPGYQGALAVGTVTLAEVLKAAGYHTAMVGKWHVSNTLEQPTAEAQLRWLNHQDIHPYFSPVEQYPVNRGFERYFGNIWGVVDYFDPFSLVSGTTPVTRVPDHYYHTDAINDTAAQYIRLLSREKAPFFLYVAHTAPHWPLQALPEDIHNYENTYTAGWDAIRKQRYHKMAALGLIDTFITKLSPREAGTPDWNDNPHKDWEARAMAVHAAMVDRMDQGIGRIITALKQEGQLENTLIIFLSDNGASPENAMAYGPGFDRPGTTRKGERICYPVNKEVLPGPQTSFTSIGAAWANVANTPYRFAKASSFEGGVRTPVIASWPKGITGKGRIERTTGHVIDFMATFLELAYARYPAQYNGHVIKPMQGMSLVPSFNQKAAPASRILFNEHFGARYVRDGNRKLVAAPGKPWQLFDLQHDATELHDLSARFPEQVQRLSALWEQWAQQNHVFPKKK
- a CDS encoding lipocalin/fatty acid-binding family protein, whose protein sequence is MKKYRTIALLLAVFYFLRVLGQEKSTAQFWGVWELKERKVPGQSDFTPVSPGQYKLFTNDGTMQLFQVTGKGTVITSYGTYRLLTDSTFEESFTKSIYFNNPKPGITGYKFLTPGKLSSRFGRPVRIVRKYGRGSLMQVIQNKGGLPVRGLLFE